One SAR86 cluster bacterium genomic window carries:
- a CDS encoding DMT family transporter: protein MNPKDFLILLIVSFLWGGSFLFIRLLVLEGMEPLEIVSMRMLLASIFILPFLLNRSKKHSFKDHSLSFLLIGILNTALPFTLFAYASLQLGAGSLSVLQATVPILTALILFSLFKNEFSISKLIGVLIGFVGLYVLVGPGSNFDLFSSILCVVASLSYAVAGVYLARTPNKLNNTYIGMGSIIIGAIILSPFLFYYFPNYAKLSVESWLYLIALGVVNTALAYVLFIKLIKRIGPINASFVTYLVPISSISLGIIFLDEEFLINTFIGSLLIFVGVFFANRTQKDKKAAT from the coding sequence ATGAACCCAAAAGATTTTTTAATATTACTTATAGTCTCCTTCTTGTGGGGTGGCTCCTTTTTATTCATAAGGCTTCTTGTTCTTGAAGGAATGGAACCATTGGAGATTGTATCGATGAGAATGTTGCTTGCTTCAATATTTATACTGCCTTTTTTATTAAATAGATCAAAAAAACACTCATTTAAAGATCACAGTCTTTCTTTTCTTTTGATAGGAATTTTAAATACTGCGCTACCATTTACTTTATTTGCTTATGCATCATTGCAGCTTGGAGCAGGATCTCTATCGGTACTTCAAGCAACTGTTCCAATTCTTACTGCATTAATTCTTTTTTCTTTATTCAAAAATGAATTTTCAATTTCAAAACTTATAGGTGTTCTAATTGGTTTTGTTGGACTTTACGTTTTAGTTGGTCCTGGTAGTAATTTTGATTTGTTTTCATCTATATTATGTGTTGTAGCCTCTTTGTCGTACGCAGTTGCGGGAGTTTATCTAGCAAGAACGCCAAATAAGCTTAACAACACATACATAGGCATGGGCTCAATCATTATCGGAGCTATTATTCTTTCTCCATTCCTTTTTTATTATTTTCCAAATTATGCAAAACTTTCGGTAGAATCATGGCTTTATCTAATTGCTCTTGGTGTCGTAAATACTGCGTTAGCGTACGTATTATTTATTAAATTAATCAAAAGAATAGGACCTATAAATGCTTCATTTGTAACTTATCTTGTACCAATATCTAGCATTTCACTGGGAATAATATTCTTAGATGAGGAGTTTTTAATTAACACATTCATCGGTTCATTATTAATTTTTGTTGGGGTATTTTTTGCTAATAGAACCCAAAAAGACAAAAAAGCGGCTACATAG
- a CDS encoding amidase family protein, whose translation MKVYLIYLLSFFMIAEANFRHNDINSFLDELGEAQDKEKFFKEYVKSVRLNDRKVNSVISLYSNQEILKEYFAGVEKEFHGVPILLKDNIDSIGIANTAGSLAFKNNLPKNDAPLVSKLRESGFIILGKANLSEWANFRGNPSTSGWTSINGQTNNPFNLKYNPCGSSSGSAAAIAQGLVPVSIGTETNGSITCPASVNGVVGIKPTVGLVSRTGVIPISETQDTAGPMAKNVMDAAKVLKAIAGKDPLDSYTTKIPQDYDYEKLTDLDANYLKGKRVGVLNSSESSEIEKGLIKKVKKVLAAKGAVIVDVEFNISSDYKAAKEFYVLLYEFNVGMKNYLKGRDLPYETLEDIVAFNEANSDTVLKHFGQEIFLESLKATDTERYLKEREDIGRLAKAQIDSVLKVNNLDVIIGLTRNPGWLTDLENGDSRGDGGISWSNGGLSAVAGYPHITIPLDLVNDLPVGVSFLGTAWDEANLINAAYSFEQENKFFPIPK comes from the coding sequence ATGAAAGTATATCTTATTTATTTACTGTCTTTTTTTATGATTGCAGAGGCAAACTTTCGTCATAATGATATTAATAGCTTTTTAGACGAGCTCGGAGAGGCTCAAGATAAAGAAAAATTTTTTAAGGAATATGTAAAGTCAGTCCGACTGAACGATCGGAAAGTTAATTCTGTTATTTCTTTATATTCAAACCAAGAAATTCTAAAAGAATATTTTGCTGGTGTAGAAAAAGAATTTCATGGAGTGCCAATTCTTTTAAAAGACAACATAGATTCAATAGGCATAGCTAATACAGCAGGCTCTTTAGCATTTAAAAATAACCTGCCTAAAAATGACGCTCCATTAGTAAGTAAACTAAGGGAGTCAGGCTTCATTATTCTTGGTAAAGCAAATCTTTCTGAGTGGGCAAACTTTCGAGGCAATCCTTCAACCAGTGGCTGGACCAGTATTAATGGCCAAACCAATAATCCATTTAACTTAAAATACAATCCCTGTGGTTCGAGTTCAGGTAGTGCGGCAGCTATTGCCCAAGGTTTAGTTCCTGTTTCAATAGGAACAGAGACTAATGGGTCAATCACCTGCCCAGCTTCAGTAAACGGAGTTGTCGGCATCAAACCAACGGTTGGATTAGTAAGTAGAACTGGTGTAATACCAATTTCAGAAACTCAAGATACTGCTGGACCTATGGCTAAAAACGTCATGGATGCAGCTAAAGTTTTAAAAGCTATAGCTGGTAAAGATCCGCTAGATTCTTATACCACAAAGATTCCGCAAGATTACGATTATGAGAAATTAACTGACTTAGATGCCAACTACTTAAAAGGCAAGAGAGTTGGTGTTTTAAATTCTTCAGAGTCATCAGAGATTGAAAAAGGATTAATTAAAAAAGTTAAAAAAGTACTTGCGGCAAAAGGTGCTGTAATTGTTGATGTTGAATTTAATATCTCGAGTGACTACAAAGCTGCGAAAGAATTTTATGTCTTGCTCTATGAATTTAATGTGGGTATGAAGAATTATCTGAAAGGTAGAGACCTGCCTTATGAAACTCTTGAAGATATAGTTGCATTCAATGAAGCCAACTCAGATACAGTGCTCAAACATTTTGGACAAGAGATATTTTTAGAGAGTCTTAAAGCCACAGACACAGAAAGGTATTTAAAAGAACGTGAAGATATTGGCAGACTGGCTAAAGCGCAAATTGATAGTGTTTTAAAGGTTAATAATCTTGATGTAATAATTGGCCTCACAAGAAATCCTGGCTGGCTTACAGATTTAGAAAATGGTGATTCAAGAGGAGATGGCGGCATCTCTTGGTCTAATGGTGGTCTCTCAGCTGTTGCTGGCTACCCGCACATTACTATCCCACTAGATTTAGTAAATGATTTACCTGTGGGTGTTTCATTTTTAGGCACTGCTTGGGATGAGGCAAATTTAATTAATGCTGCTTATTCTTTTGAGCAAGAGAATAAATTTTTCCCAATACCAAAATAA
- a CDS encoding nuclear transport factor 2 family protein: MSCSESVNKVVEKYVESMKESSADKVREAFHPNAKVVGHLHGDFLEMSTEDFAEFVAAQEPAEVEYEILSTVVEGTTAAVKIRDKYLGITFLDTLSLIKVDDQWSIYNKLFNVEEDQ, encoded by the coding sequence ATGAGCTGTTCAGAAAGTGTAAATAAAGTAGTCGAAAAATACGTTGAATCAATGAAAGAATCTAGTGCAGATAAAGTCAGAGAGGCATTTCATCCAAATGCGAAAGTTGTAGGCCATCTTCATGGCGATTTTTTAGAAATGAGTACTGAGGATTTTGCAGAATTTGTCGCGGCCCAAGAACCTGCTGAAGTTGAATATGAAATACTCTCAACTGTTGTTGAAGGAACCACTGCTGCAGTCAAAATTAGAGATAAATATTTAGGAATTACTTTTCTCGATACCTTATCACTAATAAAGGTTGATGATCAGTGGAGCATTTACAACAAACTATTTAACGTCGAAGAAGATCAGTAA
- a CDS encoding ABC transporter permease — protein MINLRALITLSNYQVRRIFRIWIQTIVPPAITTALYFLIFGQLIGRRIGEMPGYEGLSYIEFMVPGLIMLSVITNAYGNVASGFYGAKFQKALEEIIISPMPNWAVLLGFISGGIVRGFIVGLVVIFVSIFFVQITIDNLLLTIFSVFLTSLLFSVLGLINGIFAKNFDDISIVPTFILTPLIYLGGIFYSIEILTSEWQFISKLNPILYIVNFFRFAMLGSSEIDPMQGFVLILFFTFLFSVIAYTLLVRGVGTKE, from the coding sequence ATGATTAATCTTAGAGCGTTAATTACACTTTCTAATTACCAAGTTAGGAGAATCTTTAGGATTTGGATTCAAACTATTGTCCCACCGGCAATTACTACAGCTTTGTATTTCTTAATTTTTGGTCAACTTATAGGTAGAAGAATAGGTGAGATGCCTGGCTATGAAGGCTTATCTTACATTGAATTTATGGTACCAGGTCTAATAATGCTTTCGGTTATAACCAACGCCTATGGCAATGTTGCTTCAGGTTTTTATGGTGCTAAATTTCAAAAAGCTTTAGAAGAGATAATAATTTCTCCTATGCCTAATTGGGCAGTATTACTTGGCTTTATTTCAGGAGGGATTGTTCGAGGATTTATTGTTGGGTTGGTAGTTATTTTTGTAAGCATATTCTTTGTTCAGATTACTATCGATAATCTTTTGCTCACAATCTTTTCAGTTTTTCTAACTTCACTTTTGTTTTCTGTTCTTGGTTTAATAAACGGCATTTTTGCGAAGAATTTCGATGATATAAGTATTGTGCCTACTTTCATACTGACACCACTCATCTATTTGGGAGGCATATTCTACTCAATTGAGATTCTCACATCTGAATGGCAATTTATCTCAAAACTTAATCCAATTCTCTACATTGTAAATTTCTTTAGATTTGCAATGTTAGGAAGCTCAGAAATAGACCCTATGCAAGGGTTTGTATTGATACTGTTCTTTACCTTTCTTTTCTCGGTAATTGCTTACACTTTGCTTGTTAGAGGTGTAGGAACAAAAGAATAA
- a CDS encoding ABC transporter ATP-binding protein, which produces MKALEIKNLKKTYNNDVTALKGIDLSVEKGDFFALLGPNGAGKSTTIGIISSLVVKNEGSLKICGIDVDEDFNSAKLKLGVVNQEFNFSQFEKVFDIIVTQAGFYGVPYKVAKERTEKYLKKLGLWDKKDEQARMLSGGQKRRVMIIKALIHEPELLILDEPTAGVDIELRRILWDFLKEINKKGTTIILTTHYLEEAESLCKKIAIIDNGEIIENTTMNKLLSKLDDQFYVIETSNHIEDKFKLTNFYSEREDENKLAVKIPKDKTLNDLFAEQEIKKLKITNIKNQTNRLEELFIRLTTKND; this is translated from the coding sequence ATGAAAGCTCTAGAAATTAAAAACCTTAAAAAAACCTACAATAATGATGTAACAGCCTTAAAAGGAATAGATTTATCTGTTGAGAAGGGTGATTTTTTTGCACTTCTTGGTCCTAATGGAGCTGGTAAATCAACTACCATTGGTATCATTTCTTCTCTAGTGGTCAAAAATGAGGGTAGTTTAAAAATATGCGGTATTGATGTTGATGAAGACTTTAATTCAGCAAAACTAAAGTTGGGAGTCGTTAATCAAGAGTTTAACTTCTCACAGTTTGAAAAAGTCTTCGATATTATTGTTACTCAAGCAGGTTTTTATGGAGTTCCTTATAAAGTTGCTAAAGAACGTACAGAAAAATATCTAAAAAAACTTGGCCTTTGGGATAAAAAAGACGAACAAGCCAGAATGCTTTCTGGTGGACAAAAAAGAAGGGTCATGATTATTAAAGCACTTATTCATGAGCCAGAACTTCTTATTCTAGACGAACCAACAGCTGGTGTTGATATTGAGCTTAGAAGAATTCTTTGGGACTTTTTAAAAGAGATAAATAAAAAAGGCACTACAATAATTTTAACAACTCATTATCTTGAGGAAGCGGAAAGTCTGTGTAAAAAAATAGCCATCATAGATAATGGTGAAATCATAGAGAACACAACTATGAACAAACTTTTATCTAAATTAGATGATCAATTTTATGTAATAGAAACTTCCAATCATATTGAGGACAAATTTAAGTTAACTAATTTTTATTCTGAAAGAGAGGATGAAAATAAACTTGCTGTAAAAATTCCTAAAGATAAAACTTTAAATGATCTCTTTGCTGAGCAAGAAATTAAAAAATTAAAGATTACAAATATTAAAAACCAAACCAATAGACTAGAAGAACTATTTATAAGGCTGACTACTAAAAATGATTAA
- a CDS encoding VWA domain-containing protein, protein MLINLFSTVRNYGVPATLKEFLDLLKALDKNLAFADWDDFYYLSRTILVKDEKYFDKFDRAFDIFFKGVENLDDIFKMMIPDDWLRKQFEKELTEEELKKIKDLGGLENLMKEFKKRLEEQEKHHHGGSKWIGTAGTSPFGNDGHHPNGIRVGGKSNKGMAAKVWEARDFKNLDDSLQLGTRNIKIALRKLRKMTRKSENFEFDLDTTIKSTAKNAGYLELEYIREKMNDINLIVFFDVGGSMDPFVKVCEELFSAAKSEFKNLEYYYFHNCVYESVWKDNYRRNENRINTQNILNKFGKNHKVIFVGDASMAPYELTNPGGSIEHWNKESGESWINKVTGHFYKTAWLNPVHEDHWDYTSTIKMINNLMDQKMFPLTISGISNAVSYLSKKH, encoded by the coding sequence ATGTTAATAAATCTTTTTAGCACAGTAAGAAATTATGGCGTTCCTGCTACTTTAAAAGAATTTTTAGACCTTCTGAAAGCATTGGATAAAAACTTAGCCTTCGCTGATTGGGATGATTTTTACTATCTCTCTCGAACAATTTTAGTTAAAGACGAAAAATATTTTGACAAGTTTGATAGAGCTTTTGACATCTTTTTCAAAGGTGTAGAGAACCTCGATGATATTTTTAAAATGATGATTCCTGATGATTGGCTTAGAAAGCAGTTTGAAAAAGAACTTACTGAGGAGGAGCTTAAAAAAATAAAAGATTTAGGCGGACTGGAGAATCTAATGAAAGAATTCAAAAAACGACTAGAAGAGCAAGAGAAGCATCATCATGGTGGTTCAAAATGGATTGGGACAGCCGGGACTTCTCCTTTCGGGAACGATGGTCATCATCCTAATGGTATTAGGGTAGGTGGTAAATCAAATAAAGGAATGGCAGCCAAAGTATGGGAAGCAAGAGACTTTAAAAATTTAGATGATTCCCTTCAGCTTGGTACAAGAAATATAAAAATTGCCTTAAGAAAGTTACGCAAAATGACAAGAAAAAGTGAAAACTTTGAATTTGATTTAGATACTACTATTAAAAGTACAGCAAAAAATGCGGGTTATTTAGAGCTTGAGTATATTCGTGAAAAAATGAACGACATTAACCTTATTGTATTCTTTGATGTTGGCGGCTCTATGGATCCTTTTGTAAAAGTTTGTGAAGAGCTCTTTTCTGCAGCCAAGTCTGAGTTTAAAAATCTTGAATATTATTATTTCCATAATTGCGTTTATGAATCTGTTTGGAAAGACAATTACAGAAGAAATGAAAATAGAATCAATACACAAAATATTCTTAATAAATTTGGAAAAAACCATAAAGTTATTTTTGTAGGTGACGCTAGCATGGCACCTTATGAACTGACAAATCCTGGAGGAAGTATTGAACACTGGAATAAAGAATCTGGAGAAAGTTGGATAAATAAAGTCACAGGCCATTTTTATAAAACAGCATGGTTAAATCCTGTTCATGAAGATCATTGGGATTACACTTCCACTATAAAAATGATAAATAACTTGATGGATCAAAAAATGTTCCCATTAACAATAAGCGGAATATCAAACGCAGTAAGTTATTTATCCAAGAAGCATTAA
- a CDS encoding MoxR family ATPase: MRFQGTKNYIATEDLKLAVDAALNLEKPLLVKGEPGTGKTMLAVEVAKSLGLRLIEWHIKSTTKASQGLYEYDAVSRLRDSQLGNEKVKDIKNYIKKGKLWDAFDSDEQVVLLVDEVDKADIEFPNDLLQELDRMEFYCYELDKTIKAKKRPLVIITSNNEKDLPDAFLRRCFFHFIAFPDRAVLESIINVHIPKIKKNLLKKSLDMFFDVRKVPGLKKKPTTSELIDWLKLIVSDDLAQELIAKKDKELLPPLYGALLKNEQDVELLQRLAFMTRRES; this comes from the coding sequence ATGAGATTCCAAGGAACAAAAAACTATATTGCTACTGAAGACCTCAAATTAGCGGTTGATGCAGCTTTAAATCTAGAAAAGCCACTCCTAGTGAAAGGGGAGCCGGGTACAGGTAAAACAATGCTTGCAGTTGAAGTCGCTAAGTCACTTGGGTTAAGGCTTATTGAATGGCATATTAAATCTACAACCAAAGCTTCACAAGGTCTATACGAGTACGATGCAGTATCAAGATTGAGAGATTCACAGCTTGGAAATGAAAAAGTTAAAGATATTAAAAATTACATAAAAAAAGGCAAACTTTGGGATGCATTCGATTCCGATGAGCAGGTGGTTTTATTAGTTGATGAGGTTGATAAAGCCGACATCGAGTTTCCAAATGATCTTCTACAAGAGTTAGATAGAATGGAATTTTATTGCTACGAATTAGATAAAACAATAAAAGCTAAGAAACGTCCGCTTGTAATTATCACTTCTAACAATGAGAAAGATTTACCTGATGCTTTTTTAAGAAGATGTTTTTTCCATTTTATTGCTTTTCCTGATAGAGCAGTTCTTGAAAGTATCATTAATGTACATATTCCTAAGATCAAGAAGAACCTTCTTAAGAAATCTCTCGATATGTTTTTTGATGTTAGGAAAGTACCAGGCTTAAAGAAAAAGCCTACAACATCTGAATTAATAGACTGGTTAAAACTCATTGTTTCTGATGATCTAGCCCAAGAATTAATTGCGAAAAAAGATAAAGAACTTTTACCTCCACTTTATGGAGCTCTTCTTAAAAATGAGCAGGATGTCGAACTCTTACAGAGATTGGCATTTATGACAAGAAGAGAATCATAA
- a CDS encoding YchF/TatD family DNA exonuclease, producing MVLADACFNITHSSFKENFEDILNESKKLGVGHFFCPAAEKKDIDKVIKFSSIYKEISCGIGIHPHHANELDAELLMKLETLINQEDITAIGEIGLDYYRDFQQKITQQESFEEQLKLASDHKMPVFLHNREAFKDFYSILKKYFSNLPGGIVHCFTGSKSELVSFLDLGLYIGITGWVCDERRGADLNSLLKFIPKDRLIIETDAPYLIPRNLKSKTKHNINTPMNLPHIAEHIANVRGENVIEMAEYTTENFKNLFTL from the coding sequence ATGGTATTAGCAGACGCTTGTTTTAACATTACACACTCCTCTTTTAAAGAAAACTTTGAGGATATTCTTAATGAATCTAAAAAATTAGGAGTCGGTCATTTCTTTTGCCCTGCAGCAGAGAAAAAAGATATTGATAAAGTTATTAAATTTTCTTCTATTTACAAAGAAATTAGCTGTGGTATTGGAATACATCCACATCATGCTAATGAATTAGATGCCGAGTTATTAATGAAACTAGAAACTTTAATCAATCAGGAGGATATAACAGCAATTGGTGAAATAGGCCTAGATTACTACAGGGATTTTCAGCAAAAAATTACCCAACAAGAATCATTCGAGGAGCAGTTAAAATTAGCCTCTGATCATAAAATGCCTGTTTTCCTTCATAACAGGGAGGCATTTAAAGACTTCTACAGCATATTAAAGAAATATTTTTCTAATTTACCTGGTGGCATTGTTCATTGTTTTACAGGCAGTAAAAGCGAATTAGTATCTTTCTTAGATTTAGGACTGTACATTGGAATCACTGGATGGGTTTGCGATGAACGCAGAGGAGCAGACTTAAATTCATTATTAAAATTTATTCCTAAAGATAGATTAATTATTGAAACCGATGCTCCTTATCTGATACCAAGAAATTTAAAATCTAAAACAAAACATAACATCAATACGCCTATGAATCTGCCTCATATTGCGGAACATATTGCTAATGTTCGTGGTGAAAATGTTATTGAAATGGCTGAATATACTACTGAAAATTTTAAGAATTTATTTACTTTGTAA
- a CDS encoding MMPL family transporter, which yields MFKKLVSNYFNSIKDRKFFYSAIILLAIFCSSLGINNFRFDASSETLILDNDVDYQIYEQTNDDFGSSDFLILAIQSSNEIFTLDNLQNLQNLRDKIQVIEGVDSVVSVFDAPILEQPKLSLIKSASNDKYLLEDELNLSLAKQELIDSPIFSELVISKDGKTLAFQINLDGKDNYDQTVIDIRSEIETFKNFNINLAGPSMIVFDTINFIKNDVITFGTITILVFFIFLYLIFRDFWPVTIILLNALIVMFISIGVMGLMDWPISIVSSNFLALLLITSIAISIHILAKVQTDVDKNISTSKSLSDIFMPCLFTALTTIVGFASLILSDIKPVIDFGKMMSVGVLLNLLSSFLFIPLALELKNIKSITQKNIADFVYNNGYVQSKGFIKKAWIPFLLIFIPLIIYLPTNLKVENKFIDYFNKETEIYKGMETIDKNLGGTTPFDIILSLPEAIEEVDEEDLFFSENSETAKYWWKKDNMDKLQKVQNEVSKIDELGKVLSIANGIELAQNLNNNQPLGDLELAFVRNSLLDSERAQKVLETFIDETEKSTKIFARTIDSSPNLNRNELINSIDEILQKNFEGTEIDYQITGLGVLYNNLLQSLFSSQIKTLSFVLVSIFLMVSFLFRSLLVGFSVMFIPSISVGVVMSSMSILNIPLDIMTITIASICVGMSVDYAIHFAWRYLKENDEKKTLLSAGRAILITGSTIIMGFLVFLFSNFNPTILFGVFSGIAIFFAMFLSIYLLPRILDLQSK from the coding sequence ATGTTCAAAAAATTAGTTTCAAATTACTTTAATTCTATAAAGGACAGAAAATTTTTTTATTCGGCAATAATTTTGCTTGCTATATTTTGCAGTTCTCTAGGTATTAATAATTTCAGATTCGATGCTTCTTCAGAGACTTTGATTCTTGATAACGATGTTGATTATCAAATATACGAACAAACCAACGATGATTTTGGCTCATCTGATTTTTTAATACTTGCAATACAGTCTTCAAATGAAATTTTTACTCTTGATAATTTGCAAAATCTGCAAAATCTCAGAGACAAAATTCAAGTAATTGAGGGAGTTGATAGTGTTGTTTCAGTTTTTGATGCTCCAATACTTGAACAACCTAAATTATCACTAATCAAATCAGCATCTAATGATAAGTATTTGCTCGAAGACGAGTTAAACCTTTCTCTAGCTAAACAAGAATTAATAGATAGTCCTATTTTTAGTGAACTAGTAATAAGTAAAGACGGCAAAACACTTGCGTTTCAAATTAATCTCGATGGAAAAGATAATTATGACCAAACAGTTATCGATATAAGATCAGAGATTGAGACATTTAAAAATTTCAATATAAATCTTGCAGGACCATCAATGATAGTTTTTGACACGATTAACTTTATTAAAAATGATGTCATTACTTTTGGAACTATTACTATTTTAGTTTTCTTTATTTTTCTTTATTTAATATTTAGAGATTTTTGGCCTGTAACCATAATACTTTTAAATGCATTGATAGTTATGTTTATAAGTATTGGGGTAATGGGGTTAATGGATTGGCCAATAAGTATAGTTTCATCAAATTTTTTAGCTTTGTTGCTCATAACATCTATTGCAATTTCAATTCATATACTTGCTAAAGTACAAACAGATGTAGATAAAAACATTTCCACTAGCAAATCTTTATCAGATATTTTCATGCCATGTCTTTTTACAGCATTAACTACAATAGTAGGTTTTGCCTCCTTAATCTTGAGTGATATCAAGCCGGTAATTGATTTTGGAAAAATGATGAGTGTAGGAGTGCTTTTAAATCTTTTGAGCTCATTTTTATTTATACCATTGGCACTAGAGCTTAAAAATATAAAAAGTATTACACAAAAAAATATTGCAGATTTCGTATACAACAATGGTTATGTGCAAAGCAAAGGATTTATTAAAAAAGCCTGGATCCCATTTTTGCTGATTTTTATACCATTGATAATTTATCTACCAACTAATTTAAAAGTAGAAAATAAATTTATCGATTATTTCAACAAAGAAACTGAAATATATAAGGGAATGGAGACGATTGATAAAAATCTTGGTGGTACAACTCCTTTTGATATTATTCTTTCTTTGCCTGAGGCAATAGAAGAAGTTGATGAAGAGGATCTCTTTTTTAGTGAGAACTCAGAAACCGCAAAATACTGGTGGAAAAAAGACAATATGGACAAACTTCAAAAGGTTCAAAATGAAGTTTCTAAAATTGATGAACTGGGTAAGGTTTTGAGCATTGCAAATGGCATTGAGCTTGCACAAAATTTAAATAATAATCAGCCTCTTGGAGATTTAGAATTAGCCTTTGTAAGAAATTCATTATTAGATAGCGAGAGAGCTCAAAAAGTTTTAGAGACATTTATTGATGAAACAGAGAAAAGCACTAAAATTTTTGCAAGAACTATAGATTCAAGTCCAAATCTGAATAGAAACGAACTAATCAATTCAATAGATGAAATTCTTCAAAAGAATTTTGAAGGTACTGAAATTGATTATCAGATTACCGGTTTAGGTGTTTTGTATAACAATTTGCTTCAAAGTCTTTTTTCTTCACAAATAAAAACACTAAGTTTTGTCTTGGTTTCAATCTTCTTGATGGTTTCTTTTCTTTTTAGATCTCTGTTGGTAGGTTTTTCAGTCATGTTTATACCTTCTATTTCAGTTGGTGTGGTTATGTCGTCAATGAGTATTTTAAACATCCCTTTAGATATTATGACAATAACTATTGCATCAATATGTGTTGGAATGTCAGTAGATTATGCAATACATTTTGCTTGGAGGTATTTAAAAGAGAATGATGAAAAGAAAACACTTCTCTCCGCAGGCAGGGCAATTCTTATAACTGGGTCTACAATAATTATGGGCTTTCTTGTTTTCCTTTTTTCAAACTTTAATCCAACGATATTATTTGGGGTTTTCTCTGGAATAGCTATCTTCTTTGCAATGTTCCTTTCAATATATCTATTACCAAGAATCTTAGACTTACAAAGTAAATAA
- a CDS encoding BolA/IbaG family iron-sulfur metabolism protein: MTIDDIKNMLEEGFKLNHCEVINESPNHSNYSGDLSHIKIIIVSDDFVDESLVQRHKHVYSKIPEVVKTIHAISIIAKTKSEWDESNEFAASPPCSKN, encoded by the coding sequence ATGACGATTGACGATATTAAAAATATGCTTGAAGAGGGCTTCAAGCTTAATCATTGTGAAGTAATCAACGAAAGCCCAAATCATTCAAATTATTCTGGAGATTTATCACATATAAAAATAATAATTGTTTCAGATGATTTTGTTGATGAAAGCTTAGTTCAAAGACATAAGCATGTATATTCAAAAATTCCTGAAGTAGTAAAAACAATTCATGCAATATCTATTATTGCGAAGACAAAGTCAGAATGGGATGAATCAAATGAATTTGCAGCTTCTCCACCATGTTCAAAAAATTAG
- a CDS encoding rhomboid family intramembrane serine protease produces MFVFLPFSDENPTVRKPVVTWALIGINLIVFIFQMLLSPQSNQLLIDSFGVRPSAFFELVNLHTIFTSAFLHGGFMHFAFNMLVLHIYGDNIENYLGRTKYIIFYFLGGIAAAFFQAIFSRGLDVPMIGASGCIAGIMGAYFVLYPKARINVFMWFIIFIQTIKVPASIVIGFWIITQLINATGSSSDGVAYFAHIGGFVFGYIAIKYFFRGTKARIYADFEEVEERDIPFFRKNRTSGLRKKDDD; encoded by the coding sequence ATGTTTGTTTTTTTACCATTTTCTGACGAAAACCCAACAGTAAGAAAGCCTGTGGTAACTTGGGCCTTAATCGGTATCAATTTAATAGTATTTATTTTTCAAATGCTTTTATCGCCACAGTCAAATCAATTGCTTATAGATTCATTTGGAGTAAGGCCTTCAGCTTTTTTTGAATTAGTAAATTTACATACCATTTTTACATCTGCATTTTTACATGGAGGTTTCATGCATTTTGCGTTCAATATGCTTGTTCTTCATATATACGGAGACAATATCGAAAATTATTTAGGAAGAACTAAATATATTATTTTTTACTTCTTGGGAGGAATAGCTGCAGCATTTTTTCAAGCAATATTTTCTAGAGGTCTAGACGTACCAATGATTGGAGCAAGTGGATGTATCGCAGGAATTATGGGTGCTTATTTTGTTCTATATCCAAAGGCAAGAATCAATGTATTTATGTGGTTCATAATCTTCATTCAAACGATCAAGGTTCCAGCAAGCATAGTGATAGGCTTCTGGATAATAACTCAACTTATAAATGCAACAGGATCAAGTTCAGATGGGGTCGCTTATTTTGCTCATATTGGCGGTTTTGTATTTGGGTATATTGCAATTAAGTATTTTTTTAGAGGAACTAAAGCTAGAATATATGCTGATTTTGAAGAGGTGGAGGAGAGAGACATTCCATTTTTTAGAAAAAATAGAACTTCTGGGTTAAGAAAAAAAGATGACGATTGA